The following coding sequences are from one Frigoribacterium sp. Leaf415 window:
- a CDS encoding ammonium transporter — translation MDQGNTAFMLICAALVLLMTPGLAFFYGGLVKAKSVISMMMLSFGAMGLIGVLWVLFGYAIAFGNPTSIPGGSESFVGIQGLFGLDVANLGLGAAFEDSLDPTGAYPTIAFAAFQATFAIITVALISGAIADRAKFGAWMIFAGVWATVVYFPVASWVFNFTKDADGNTVGGWIAAMGVIDFAGGTAVHINAGAAALALALVLGKRVGFAKGADKPHNPPFVLLGAGLLWFGWFGFNAGSELAADGVAALAFLNTIAAPAAAVLGWLVVEKLKDGKATSVGAASGAVAGLVAITPACAALTPGWAVVLGVVAGAVCALAIDLKFKLGFDDSLDVVGIHLVGGLIGTLYLGIFANDTGLIFSGTFTQLGIQALSALAVMLYSFVLAFVIGFVIEKTIGFRVKNEDEVAGIDLALHGEEGYVLENSRA, via the coding sequence ATGGACCAAGGCAACACCGCCTTCATGTTGATCTGTGCGGCACTCGTGCTGCTCATGACCCCCGGCCTGGCCTTCTTCTACGGCGGCCTCGTCAAGGCCAAGAGCGTCATCAGCATGATGATGCTGAGCTTCGGCGCGATGGGCCTCATCGGCGTCCTGTGGGTGCTCTTCGGCTACGCGATCGCCTTCGGCAACCCGACCTCGATCCCCGGTGGCAGCGAGAGCTTCGTGGGCATCCAGGGCTTGTTCGGCCTCGACGTCGCGAACCTCGGCCTCGGCGCGGCCTTCGAGGACAGCCTCGATCCCACCGGCGCCTACCCGACGATCGCCTTCGCCGCGTTCCAGGCCACCTTCGCGATCATCACGGTCGCCCTCATCTCGGGCGCCATCGCCGACCGGGCCAAGTTCGGCGCGTGGATGATCTTCGCGGGCGTCTGGGCTACGGTCGTCTACTTCCCGGTCGCCAGCTGGGTCTTCAACTTCACCAAGGACGCCGACGGCAACACGGTCGGTGGCTGGATCGCCGCCATGGGCGTCATCGACTTCGCCGGCGGCACGGCCGTCCACATCAACGCCGGTGCCGCGGCCCTGGCTCTGGCGCTCGTCCTCGGCAAGCGCGTCGGTTTCGCCAAGGGTGCCGACAAGCCGCACAACCCGCCCTTCGTCCTGCTGGGCGCCGGCTTGCTCTGGTTCGGCTGGTTCGGCTTCAACGCCGGCTCCGAGCTCGCCGCCGACGGCGTCGCCGCCCTGGCGTTCCTCAACACCATCGCCGCCCCCGCCGCCGCCGTGCTCGGCTGGCTCGTCGTCGAGAAGCTGAAGGACGGCAAGGCCACCTCGGTCGGCGCCGCCTCGGGTGCCGTCGCGGGTCTCGTCGCCATCACCCCGGCCTGCGCCGCCCTCACCCCGGGATGGGCCGTCGTCCTCGGCGTCGTCGCGGGTGCCGTCTGCGCCCTGGCCATCGACCTCAAGTTCAAGCTCGGCTTCGACGACTCGCTCGACGTCGTGGGCATCCACCTCGTCGGTGGCCTCATCGGCACGCTGTACCTCGGCATCTTCGCCAACGACACCGGCCTGATCTTCTCGGGCACCTTCACGCAGCTCGGCATCCAGGCCCTGTCGGCGTTGGCCGTCATGCTCTACTCGTTCGTCCTGGCCTTCGTCATCGGCTTCGTGATCGAGAAGACCATCGGCTTCCGCGTCAAGAACGAGGACGAGGTGGCCGGCATCGACCTCGCCCTGCACGGCGAAGAGGGCTACGTCCTCGAGAACTCGCGCGCCTGA
- a CDS encoding glycoside hydrolase family 13 protein yields MTDSPASRASTIHPSPVADADWWRQAVVYQVYPRSFADANGDGIGDLPGVTSRVPYLQRLGVDAVWLSPFYPSPLADGGYDVADHRDVDPRLGTLDDFDEMVAALHAAGLKVVVDIVPNHTSSDHEWFREAVASEPGSAARARYVFRDGLGDGGATPPSTWVSNFGGGAWTRLTRPDGTPEQWYLHLFAPEQPDLDWSNPEVRADFEGTLRFWSDRGVDGFRVDVAHGLAKDLTEPLRDAAERKDLPVDGSDPLYDRDEVHVIFEGWRRVLDEYDPPRSAVAEAWVQPERVPLYARPTELGQAFSFALTRADFDADQYRAIIASTLEQAAVSGATSTWVLSNHDVVRHATRYGLPKGQDLDAFVLSDGRRPTLNPDAGLRRARAATLLMLALPGSAYVYQGEELGLFEVADLQPGDLQDPVWTRTGHRRKGRDGSRVPLPWDTSEPALGFGDHAPHLPQPEWFEDLAISVQDDEDESTLSIYRRALALRHELQQGESLRWAEGASDDVVHFARHDGWHSLTNFGGGPVDLPAGARVLASSEPLHDTLAGVTEVPGETTVWFSLT; encoded by the coding sequence ATGACCGACTCCCCCGCCTCCCGTGCGTCCACGATCCACCCGTCGCCCGTTGCCGACGCCGACTGGTGGCGGCAGGCCGTCGTCTACCAGGTGTACCCGCGGAGCTTCGCCGACGCGAACGGCGACGGGATCGGCGACCTGCCCGGCGTGACCTCGCGCGTGCCCTACCTGCAACGGTTGGGGGTCGACGCCGTCTGGCTGAGCCCCTTCTACCCGTCCCCGCTCGCCGACGGCGGCTACGACGTCGCCGACCACCGTGACGTGGACCCCCGCCTGGGCACCCTCGACGACTTCGACGAGATGGTCGCCGCCCTCCACGCAGCGGGACTGAAGGTCGTCGTCGACATCGTCCCCAACCACACCTCGAGCGACCACGAGTGGTTCCGTGAGGCCGTCGCGTCCGAACCCGGCAGCGCCGCCCGGGCCCGTTACGTGTTCCGGGACGGCCTCGGCGACGGCGGTGCCACTCCTCCGTCCACCTGGGTGTCGAACTTCGGCGGAGGCGCATGGACCCGTCTGACGCGCCCCGACGGCACACCCGAGCAGTGGTACCTGCACCTCTTCGCCCCCGAGCAGCCCGACCTCGACTGGAGCAACCCCGAGGTCCGCGCCGACTTCGAGGGGACGCTGCGGTTCTGGTCGGACCGTGGCGTCGACGGCTTCCGGGTCGACGTCGCCCACGGGCTCGCGAAAGATCTCACCGAACCCCTCCGCGACGCCGCGGAGCGCAAGGACCTTCCGGTCGACGGCAGCGACCCGCTCTACGACCGCGACGAGGTGCACGTGATCTTCGAAGGCTGGCGCCGCGTCCTCGACGAGTACGACCCGCCCCGCAGCGCCGTCGCCGAGGCCTGGGTGCAGCCGGAGCGCGTCCCGCTCTACGCCCGCCCCACCGAGCTGGGGCAGGCCTTCAGCTTCGCCCTCACCCGGGCCGACTTCGACGCCGACCAGTACCGCGCGATCATCGCGTCGACCCTCGAGCAGGCGGCGGTCAGCGGGGCCACGAGCACCTGGGTTCTCTCGAACCACGACGTCGTCCGTCACGCCACGCGCTACGGCCTGCCGAAGGGGCAGGACCTCGACGCCTTCGTGCTGAGCGACGGACGACGTCCGACCCTGAACCCGGACGCAGGCCTGCGTCGGGCTCGGGCCGCGACGCTGCTGATGCTGGCCCTGCCCGGCTCGGCCTACGTCTACCAGGGCGAAGAGCTGGGCCTCTTCGAGGTGGCCGACCTGCAGCCTGGCGACCTGCAGGACCCCGTCTGGACCCGCACCGGCCACCGACGGAAGGGCCGCGACGGCAGCCGCGTCCCCCTGCCCTGGGACACCAGCGAGCCCGCACTGGGCTTCGGCGACCACGCCCCGCACCTGCCGCAGCCCGAGTGGTTCGAGGACCTCGCCATCTCGGTGCAGGACGACGAGGACGAGTCCACCCTGTCCATCTACCGCCGCGCGCTCGCCCTGCGACACGAGCTGCAGCAGGGCGAGAGCCTGCGGTGGGCCGAGGGCGCCTCGGACGACGTCGTGCACTTCGCGCGCCACGACGGCTGGCACTCGCTGACGAACTTCGGCGGCGGCCCGGTCGACCTGCCCGCCGGGGCGCGCGTCCTGGCCTCCAGCGAGCCGCTGCACGACACGCTCGCCGGCGTCACCGAGGTGCCGGGCGAGACCACGGTCTGGTTCTCGCTGACCTGA
- a CDS encoding serine/threonine-protein kinase — protein MSPREQADPRLGTTVGGRYRIDAIVGRGGMGAVYRANDLELGRVVAVKLFSSDGHDVHDLTRQVSEVRLLASLNHPGLVTLYDARVEGDGHDDDAYLVMEYVDGPTLQTVLADGPLSHAEAAALLGDVADGLAAVHRAGVVHRDVKPANILLAAPHHEGDPRRAKLADFGIAYLIDSTRVTATGTLMGTAAFVSPEQAEGRPPAPASDVYSLGLVLVEALTGKRVFTGSVVESVMARLTRDPEIPASIGSGWAELLTRMTSRAPEDRPAAAEVARAARTLAVEGAGSTDAVTRVMAAPDVPTAALPGGDTPTRVLPRDDARTQVLGAGAASGADAADLVADVESDEGTRKRRRWPLVLAAIVVAALLAVGIGWAATRDGDLVGPTESTSPSVESDPSTTPSESSDDESPSPSEDSTDESPADPAPSDEVSPTQEAPVEPTTQPTVDPVTPPTVDVPGVDVPGGNTGPGNSGNGNGNSGPGNSGNGNGRGNGVGLGTGTGTP, from the coding sequence ATGAGCCCCCGTGAGCAGGCCGACCCCCGCCTCGGCACGACCGTCGGCGGTCGGTACCGCATCGACGCGATCGTCGGCCGCGGAGGCATGGGGGCCGTCTACCGAGCGAACGACCTCGAGCTCGGCCGGGTCGTCGCCGTCAAGCTCTTCTCGTCGGACGGGCACGACGTCCACGACCTCACCCGACAGGTGAGCGAGGTGCGCCTACTCGCCTCACTGAACCACCCGGGACTCGTGACGCTCTACGACGCCCGCGTCGAGGGCGACGGACACGACGACGACGCCTACCTCGTGATGGAGTACGTCGACGGTCCGACCCTGCAGACCGTGCTCGCCGACGGGCCGCTGTCACACGCCGAGGCCGCGGCGCTGCTCGGCGACGTCGCGGACGGCCTGGCGGCGGTCCACCGTGCCGGCGTCGTCCACCGGGACGTCAAGCCCGCGAACATCCTGCTCGCGGCTCCGCACCACGAGGGCGACCCCCGCAGGGCCAAGCTCGCCGACTTCGGCATCGCCTACCTGATCGACTCGACGCGGGTGACGGCCACGGGCACCCTGATGGGCACCGCCGCCTTCGTCAGCCCGGAGCAGGCCGAGGGGCGACCGCCGGCCCCCGCGTCCGACGTCTACTCACTCGGACTGGTCCTGGTCGAAGCTCTGACCGGGAAGCGCGTCTTCACGGGTTCGGTCGTCGAGTCGGTCATGGCTCGTCTGACTCGCGACCCCGAGATCCCGGCCTCGATCGGTTCGGGGTGGGCGGAGCTGCTGACGCGCATGACCTCGCGCGCACCGGAGGACCGTCCCGCCGCCGCCGAGGTGGCACGGGCGGCCCGCACGTTGGCCGTCGAAGGCGCCGGGTCGACCGATGCCGTCACCCGCGTCATGGCAGCTCCCGACGTGCCGACGGCCGCCCTGCCCGGCGGCGACACGCCCACTCGCGTCCTGCCCCGGGACGACGCTCGCACGCAGGTGCTCGGAGCGGGGGCGGCGTCCGGGGCGGATGCCGCGGACCTCGTCGCCGACGTCGAGTCCGACGAGGGGACCCGGAAGCGCCGGCGCTGGCCCCTCGTGCTGGCGGCGATCGTCGTCGCCGCGCTTCTGGCGGTCGGCATCGGCTGGGCCGCCACGCGCGACGGCGACCTGGTCGGCCCGACCGAGAGCACGAGCCCGAGTGTCGAGTCGGACCCGTCGACGACGCCCTCCGAGTCGTCGGACGACGAGTCGCCGTCGCCGTCGGAGGACTCCACCGACGAGTCACCGGCGGATCCGGCGCCCTCGGACGAGGTCAGCCCGACCCAGGAGGCGCCGGTCGAGCCGACGACGCAGCCCACGGTCGACCCCGTGACGCCCCCGACGGTCGACGTTCCCGGTGTCGACGTCCCGGGTGGGAACACCGGGCCGGGCAACAGCGGGAACGGCAACGGGAACAGCGGGCCGGGCAACAGCGGGAACGGGAACGGCCGAGGCAACGGAGTCGGTCTCGGGACGGGGACCGGCACGCCTTAG
- a CDS encoding bifunctional phosphopantothenoylcysteine decarboxylase/phosphopantothenate synthase produces the protein MSVVVGVSGGIAAYKAVGVVRGLVLRGHDVHVVPTEAALRFVGAPTWEATSRNPVHTSVFDDVAEVRHVTLGQRADLIVVAPATAHTLAKIAHGLSDDLLGTTILASTAPLVVAPAMHTEMWLNPATVANVDLLRSRGVTVVGPDDGPLTGGDVGPGRLSEPDEIVAAALARVTGPTGLDASPAAVPGARAQRKRAQEARVGDLDGLRLVVSAGGTREPLDPVRFVGNRSSGTQGAALALGAARRGARVTVVAAALDGAVRQTLVDDAAVDVVEVGTALELEAAMTEHSPPADVVIMAAAVADYRPLSVADGKIRKDDSGDELIVRLVRTPDVLAGLVARRPAGQVVVGFAAETAGDRDELLSLGRAKQRRKGADLLVLNAVGWTTGFGSDDTAVVVIDSDGEVVAEAEGSKAAVAETVLDAVADRLAASRGSGGGTAPVLTDASTGAGA, from the coding sequence CTGTCCGTCGTCGTCGGCGTCTCGGGCGGCATCGCGGCGTACAAGGCCGTCGGGGTCGTCCGCGGTCTCGTGCTGCGCGGGCACGACGTCCACGTCGTCCCGACCGAGGCCGCCCTGCGCTTCGTCGGGGCGCCGACCTGGGAGGCCACGAGCCGCAACCCCGTCCACACGTCCGTCTTCGACGACGTCGCCGAGGTGCGGCACGTGACCCTGGGGCAACGGGCCGACCTGATCGTCGTGGCGCCGGCGACCGCGCACACCCTGGCGAAGATCGCGCACGGGCTGTCGGACGACCTGCTCGGCACGACGATCCTCGCGAGCACCGCACCGCTCGTCGTCGCGCCCGCCATGCACACCGAGATGTGGCTGAATCCGGCCACGGTCGCGAACGTCGACCTGCTGAGGTCGCGCGGGGTGACCGTCGTCGGGCCCGACGACGGGCCGCTGACCGGCGGCGACGTGGGGCCCGGCCGGCTCAGCGAGCCCGACGAGATCGTCGCCGCGGCACTCGCCCGCGTGACCGGCCCGACCGGCCTCGACGCCTCCCCCGCCGCCGTCCCCGGTGCGCGGGCACAGAGGAAACGGGCCCAGGAGGCGCGGGTCGGCGACCTGGACGGCCTGCGGCTGGTCGTCTCGGCCGGTGGCACCCGCGAGCCCCTCGATCCGGTGCGGTTCGTCGGCAACCGGTCGAGCGGCACCCAGGGAGCTGCGCTCGCCCTCGGGGCGGCCCGACGCGGGGCCCGCGTCACCGTCGTCGCCGCCGCGCTCGACGGAGCCGTGCGGCAGACGCTCGTCGACGACGCCGCGGTCGACGTCGTCGAGGTCGGCACCGCCCTCGAACTCGAGGCGGCCATGACCGAGCACTCCCCCCCAGCCGACGTCGTCATCATGGCGGCCGCGGTCGCCGACTACCGGCCCCTCTCGGTGGCGGACGGAAAGATCCGCAAGGACGACTCGGGCGACGAACTGATCGTTCGCCTCGTCCGGACCCCGGACGTCCTGGCCGGACTCGTCGCCCGTCGTCCCGCGGGGCAGGTGGTCGTCGGCTTCGCGGCCGAGACGGCAGGTGACCGCGACGAACTGCTGTCGCTCGGGCGCGCCAAGCAGCGACGGAAGGGGGCGGACCTGCTCGTGCTGAACGCGGTCGGCTGGACGACCGGTTTCGGCAGCGACGACACGGCGGTCGTCGTGATCGACTCGGACGGTGAGGTGGTGGCCGAGGCCGAGGGGTCGAAGGCCGCCGTGGCCGAGACCGTGCTCGACGCGGTCGCCGACCGTCTCGCAGCGAGTCGCGGGTCGGGTGGTGGCACCGCCCCGGTGCTCACCGACGCCTCGACGGGAGCCGGCGCATGA
- a CDS encoding NRDE family protein: MCTVVVAVQPGAPWPVVFLGLRDESPDRPWDEPGPWWPDLGERVTGVHDREAGGAWLATARGPSRASVVLNRHEAPTPPTGGWTTRGALPLRAAADGLLPVGSQTTRTFNLLTADAGGAVHSVWDGAVTETARLAPGVHLLTHAAPDDRSVSRVDRWLPRFRDVAPPTGPLPPATEGEGSWTPWLDLLRESSALSTDDDDALVRADLVDGHLFHSLSLSTVAVSADDVAHRHVRLDGAPSVAEAIARR; encoded by the coding sequence ATGTGCACCGTCGTCGTCGCCGTCCAGCCGGGTGCGCCCTGGCCCGTCGTCTTCCTGGGACTCCGTGACGAGTCGCCCGACCGCCCCTGGGACGAGCCGGGCCCCTGGTGGCCCGACCTCGGCGAGAGGGTGACCGGGGTGCACGACCGCGAGGCGGGTGGCGCGTGGTTGGCGACCGCCCGGGGGCCGAGTCGCGCGAGCGTCGTGCTCAACCGTCACGAGGCGCCGACGCCGCCGACCGGTGGGTGGACCACCCGCGGCGCGCTGCCCCTCCGGGCCGCCGCCGACGGGCTCCTGCCCGTGGGGTCCCAGACGACCCGCACCTTCAACCTGCTGACGGCGGACGCAGGAGGCGCGGTGCACTCCGTGTGGGACGGCGCCGTCACCGAGACGGCCCGCCTCGCCCCCGGGGTCCACCTGCTGACGCACGCCGCCCCCGACGACCGGTCCGTGTCCCGGGTCGACCGCTGGCTCCCTCGGTTCCGCGACGTCGCGCCTCCGACCGGTCCGCTGCCGCCGGCGACCGAGGGCGAGGGCAGCTGGACGCCGTGGCTCGACCTGCTGCGCGAGAGCAGCGCCCTGTCGACGGACGACGACGACGCGCTCGTACGGGCCGACCTCGTGGACGGGCACCTCTTCCATTCGTTGTCGCTCAGCACCGTCGCTGTCTCGGCCGACGACGTGGCCCACCGGCACGTGCGCCTCGACGGCGCGCCCTCGGTGGCGGAGGCGATCGCGCGGCGATGA
- a CDS encoding amino acid ABC transporter substrate-binding protein — MTAVRTVRRLASVGVIAAAAVALAACAPASTDGVVQSTGSATADTSAAKSLSDIQAAGEIVIGTEGTYQPFTYHEGGAGALTGYDVDVATAVAEKLGVTPTFEETQFDALLAGLTAGRFDLVANQISITDEREATYDFSTPYTVSRGVVITPADNTDITSLADLKGKTTAQSQSSNFYTTAKDAGADVQVVEGWAQSVALLEQGRIDATVNDELTFLDYVKTNPDQAAGIKIAATTDDVSRSALVTTKGSDDLVTAIDDALAELKADGTLSTISEKYFGQDVSE; from the coding sequence ATCACCGCCGTCCGCACCGTCCGCCGCCTCGCCTCCGTCGGCGTCATCGCCGCCGCCGCCGTCGCCCTGGCCGCCTGCGCGCCCGCCTCCACCGACGGGGTCGTCCAGTCCACCGGCAGCGCGACCGCCGACACGAGCGCGGCGAAGAGCCTGTCCGACATCCAGGCGGCCGGCGAGATCGTCATCGGCACCGAGGGCACCTACCAGCCCTTCACCTACCACGAGGGCGGGGCCGGCGCGCTGACCGGCTACGACGTCGACGTCGCCACGGCCGTCGCCGAGAAGCTCGGCGTCACGCCGACCTTCGAAGAGACTCAGTTCGACGCCCTGCTCGCCGGGCTCACCGCCGGCCGCTTCGACCTCGTCGCGAACCAGATCTCGATCACCGACGAGCGCGAGGCGACGTACGACTTCTCGACGCCCTACACGGTCAGCCGCGGTGTCGTGATCACGCCCGCCGACAACACCGACATCACCTCGCTCGCCGACCTGAAGGGCAAGACGACGGCCCAGTCGCAGTCGAGCAACTTCTACACGACCGCAAAGGACGCGGGCGCCGACGTGCAGGTCGTCGAGGGCTGGGCCCAGTCGGTCGCACTCCTCGAGCAGGGCCGCATCGACGCGACGGTCAACGACGAGCTGACCTTCCTCGACTACGTCAAGACCAACCCGGACCAGGCCGCCGGCATCAAGATCGCGGCGACCACCGACGACGTGTCGCGCTCGGCCCTGGTCACCACGAAGGGCAGCGACGACCTCGTGACGGCGATCGACGACGCCCTCGCCGAGCTGAAGGCCGACGGCACGCTGTCGACCATCAGTGAGAAGTACTTCGGCCAGGACGTCAGCGAGTAG
- a CDS encoding amino acid ABC transporter permease, translated as MQSSLDLFLRSLWPIVSGALVASIPLAFASMAIGLVIAVVIALMRLSGKAVLAGIARVYISIIRGTPLLVQLFVVFYGLPSIGVRLDPWPSAIIAFSLNVGGYAAEVIRAAILSVPKGQWEAAHTIGMSRGLALRRIILPQAARVSVPPLSNTFISLVKDTSLASVILVVELFRQAQQIATVSNQFLLIYLEAALVYWVICLILSFGQDALEKRLDRHVAR; from the coding sequence GTGCAGTCCTCCCTCGACCTCTTCTTGCGGTCGCTCTGGCCGATCGTGTCGGGGGCGCTCGTGGCGTCGATCCCGCTCGCCTTCGCGTCGATGGCGATCGGGCTGGTCATCGCCGTCGTCATCGCGCTCATGCGCCTGTCGGGCAAGGCGGTGCTCGCGGGCATCGCCCGGGTGTACATCTCGATCATCCGGGGCACGCCCCTGCTCGTGCAGCTCTTCGTCGTCTTCTACGGGCTGCCGTCGATCGGCGTCAGGCTCGATCCCTGGCCGAGCGCGATCATCGCGTTCTCGCTGAACGTCGGCGGGTACGCCGCCGAGGTCATCCGGGCCGCGATCCTCTCGGTGCCCAAGGGTCAATGGGAGGCCGCCCACACGATCGGCATGTCGCGGGGGCTCGCCCTGCGGCGGATCATCCTGCCGCAGGCGGCCCGCGTCTCGGTGCCGCCGCTGTCGAACACCTTCATCAGCCTGGTCAAGGACACCTCGTTGGCGAGTGTCATCCTCGTCGTCGAGCTCTTCCGTCAGGCGCAGCAGATCGCGACGGTCTCGAACCAGTTCCTGCTCATCTACCTCGAGGCCGCCCTGGTCTACTGGGTGATCTGCCTGATCCTGTCGTTCGGGCAGGACGCCCTCGAGAAGAGATTGGACCGCCACGTTGCCCGCTGA
- a CDS encoding amino acid ABC transporter ATP-binding protein, whose protein sequence is MPADVTPPRPSGATGAPVLTVRGLHKAFGANEVLRGIDLEVRRGRVVAIIGPSGSGKTTVLRSLNSLEVPDGGVVTLSDGRSIDFGAKVGKRDLLALRDRSSMVFQHFNLFPHLTVLQNVVEGPVRVQGRDPKEARAEAEALLARVGLAEKADAYPSELSGGQQQRVGIVRALALRPELLLFDEPTSALDPELVGDVLTVVKELADEGWTMIVVTHELEFARRVADELLFMDAGVVVERGRPADVLSRPREARTQQFLRRVLKPLDD, encoded by the coding sequence TTGCCCGCTGACGTCACCCCGCCACGGCCCTCCGGGGCGACCGGTGCCCCCGTGCTGACCGTCCGCGGCCTGCACAAGGCGTTCGGCGCGAACGAGGTGCTGCGCGGCATCGACCTCGAGGTGCGGCGTGGACGCGTCGTCGCGATCATCGGCCCCTCGGGGTCGGGCAAGACGACCGTGCTGCGGTCGCTCAACAGCCTCGAGGTGCCCGACGGGGGAGTCGTCACGCTCTCCGACGGTCGGTCGATCGACTTCGGGGCCAAGGTCGGCAAGCGCGACCTGCTCGCCCTGCGCGACCGGTCGTCGATGGTGTTCCAGCACTTCAACCTGTTCCCGCACCTCACGGTGCTGCAGAACGTCGTCGAGGGCCCGGTGCGCGTCCAGGGACGCGATCCGAAGGAGGCGCGGGCCGAGGCCGAGGCGCTCCTCGCGCGGGTGGGCCTCGCCGAGAAGGCCGACGCCTACCCGTCCGAGCTCTCGGGCGGCCAGCAGCAGCGCGTCGGCATCGTGCGCGCACTCGCGCTGCGGCCCGAACTGCTGCTCTTCGACGAGCCGACCTCGGCCCTCGACCCCGAACTGGTCGGCGACGTCCTCACGGTCGTCAAAGAACTCGCCGACGAGGGCTGGACGATGATCGTCGTCACCCACGAGCTCGAGTTCGCCCGCCGGGTGGCCGACGAGCTGCTCTTCATGGACGCCGGTGTCGTCGTCGAGCGGGGCCGTCCCGCCGACGTGCTGTCCCGCCCGCGCGAGGCCCGCACGCAGCAGTTCCTGCGGCGGGTGCTCAAGCCGCTCGACGACTGA
- a CDS encoding cobalamin-independent methionine synthase II family protein, translating into MTTTPGRIETTHAGSLPRTPELIAANDARALGEDGFTLERTPEFDALLTDAVVDLVRRQHDLGITIVGDGEYGKAMTSAVDYGAWWSYSFQRVSGLSLTGSDIFSQPAVRSSPGDVRLTSFPDRRDWQTFHDAYTDPTSGIGTGSGATPFPSTTGPLAYVGQSAIASDIANLKAGLQASGSPSGFITSLSPGSGARIANDFYATEEEHIWAWAEVLREEYTAIVEAGLTVQIDDPSIAENWDQINPEPSVEDYRAFTRIRVEALNHALRGLPPEQVRFHLCWGSWHGPHTTDVEFRHIVDLMLEIDAGSYSFEAANVRHDHEWKLWRDVELPEGKKIVPGVVSHATNVVEHPELVADRIERFASLVGPENVVASTDCGLGGRIHPQIAVAKLASLGKGARIASHRLFG; encoded by the coding sequence ATGACGACCACCCCCGGCCGGATCGAGACCACCCACGCGGGAAGCCTGCCGCGCACGCCCGAGCTGATCGCGGCGAACGACGCGCGCGCCCTCGGCGAGGACGGCTTCACCCTCGAGCGCACCCCCGAGTTCGACGCCCTGTTGACCGACGCCGTCGTCGATCTCGTGCGCCGCCAGCACGACCTCGGCATCACGATCGTCGGGGACGGCGAGTACGGCAAGGCCATGACGAGCGCCGTCGACTACGGCGCCTGGTGGTCGTACTCGTTCCAGCGCGTGAGCGGGCTGTCGTTGACCGGGTCGGACATCTTCAGCCAGCCGGCCGTGCGGTCCTCCCCCGGCGACGTGCGGCTGACGTCGTTCCCCGACCGCCGCGACTGGCAGACGTTCCACGACGCCTACACCGACCCGACCTCGGGCATCGGCACGGGCTCGGGCGCCACGCCGTTCCCGAGCACGACGGGCCCGTTGGCGTACGTCGGACAGTCCGCCATCGCCTCGGACATCGCCAACCTGAAGGCCGGCCTCCAGGCGAGCGGTTCGCCCTCGGGCTTCATCACCTCGTTGTCACCGGGGAGCGGAGCCCGCATCGCGAACGACTTCTACGCCACCGAGGAAGAGCACATCTGGGCCTGGGCCGAGGTGCTGCGCGAGGAGTACACGGCCATCGTCGAGGCCGGTCTGACCGTGCAGATCGACGACCCCTCGATCGCCGAGAACTGGGACCAGATCAACCCCGAGCCGAGCGTCGAGGACTACCGCGCCTTCACGCGCATCCGAGTCGAGGCGCTCAACCACGCCCTTCGCGGCCTGCCGCCCGAGCAGGTGCGGTTCCACCTCTGTTGGGGCTCGTGGCACGGCCCGCACACGACCGACGTCGAGTTCCGCCACATCGTCGACCTCATGCTCGAGATCGACGCCGGCTCGTACTCGTTCGAGGCGGCCAACGTCCGTCACGACCACGAGTGGAAGCTCTGGCGCGACGTGGAGTTGCCCGAGGGCAAGAAGATCGTGCCGGGCGTCGTCAGCCACGCCACGAACGTGGTCGAGCACCCCGAGCTCGTGGCCGACCGCATCGAACGGTTCGCGTCGCTGGTCGGACCCGAGAACGTCGTCGCCTCGACCGACTGCGGCCTGGGCGGTCGCATCCACCCGCAGATCGCCGTCGCCAAGCTGGCGTCGCTCGGCAAGGGCGCGCGCATCGCGTCGCACCGTCTGTTCGGCTGA